From one candidate division Zixibacteria bacterium HGW-Zixibacteria-1 genomic stretch:
- a CDS encoding pantoate--beta-alanine ligase: protein MRIIRSIEQMQRLSRRLAAEGKVIGLVPTMGFLHKGHISLIKRAKKLSDVVITTIFVNPKQFAPSEDLDKYPRDEKGDVKKIKEAGGDIVFIPKATDMYPANYRTYVDVEGITDLLEGASRPGHFRGVTTIVAKLFNITRPDVAVFGQKDFQQAVVLKKMAADLNYPFDLIIAPTVREKDGLAMSSRNKYFTPEQRQEAVCLYEALIKARGLVRVDKIDNPARLRREMTKVIKNICPVAKVDYIAFTDQETLLPVKKVDQNSICSLAVRLYGVRLIDNMKLV from the coding sequence ATGAGAATCATAAGATCGATAGAGCAGATGCAGAGGCTCTCGAGGAGGCTGGCCGCCGAGGGGAAAGTAATCGGGCTGGTGCCGACGATGGGTTTTTTGCATAAGGGGCATATTTCGCTGATAAAGCGAGCCAAAAAGCTGTCTGATGTGGTTATCACCACGATTTTTGTCAATCCGAAGCAGTTTGCGCCGTCGGAGGATCTCGATAAATATCCCCGTGATGAAAAAGGGGATGTCAAAAAGATTAAAGAAGCGGGTGGGGATATCGTCTTTATCCCCAAGGCGACTGATATGTACCCCGCGAATTACCGAACATATGTCGATGTCGAGGGGATAACCGATCTGCTTGAGGGCGCTTCGCGGCCGGGGCATTTCCGCGGCGTTACTACTATTGTTGCCAAGCTGTTTAATATTACGCGACCGGATGTTGCTGTTTTCGGGCAGAAGGATTTTCAGCAGGCGGTGGTCCTGAAAAAAATGGCGGCCGACCTGAATTATCCCTTCGACCTTATAATTGCCCCGACGGTCAGGGAGAAGGACGGTCTGGCGATGTCTTCGCGAAACAAGTATTTCACGCCGGAACAGCGCCAGGAAGCAGTTTGTCTGTATGAGGCATTGATTAAGGCCCGCGGGTTGGTTCGGGTCGATAAAATCGATAATCCGGCGCGTTTGCGACGCGAGATGACCAAAGTAATCAAGAACATATGTCCGGTTGCGAAGGTTGATTATATTGCTTTCACGGATCAGGAAACGCTGCTTCCGGTCAAAAAAGTCGATCAAAACAGTATTTGTTCACTGGCGGTTCGGCTTTATGGTGTTCGGTTGATCGATAATATGAAACTTGTCTAA
- a CDS encoding cell division protein FtsH, whose translation MKFDEDNKKFSSQPPDKRGRPGKDDPNGKDSFSWKGPVKSLGFWVVIILAFIFAYSLYSSSDSDIAEITYSEFLKQLSSGNIESVTFVEKTLEGRLVQETSLTTQKGTARYTKFKARIPFDDNNFTLVNRLEAAGVTIDAKTEGPNYFSLLMSFAPWLLLIFIWLFFLRQMQGASGPKGLFSFGKSRAKLMTDERPKVTFDDVAGVDEAKVELHEVIEFLKDPGKFQRLGGKIPKGALLLGPPGSGKTLLARAVAGEAGVPFFSMSGSDFVEMFVGVGASRVRDLFEQGKKNAPCIIFIDEIDAVGRHRGAGLGGGHDEREQTLNQLLVEMDGFESNDGVILVAATNRPDILDPALLRPGRFDRQIVVDAPDVRGREGILSVHTKKIKLNDDVKLDILARGTPGLSGADLANLVNEAALLAARINRDSVTMIDFEEAKDKVMMGVERRSLVIPEGEKKVIAYHEAGHALVAKFLPDADPVHKVTIIPRGLALGLTHYLPVDERHIHTKRRLETRLVYAMAGRLAEKIVFDQTSTGAGNDLERATDIAQKMVCQWGMSEKLGPIAYGKREEQIFLGREIAQHRDYSEDTARMIDEEVKKILVKAEETGYRILTENRDKLEKLALALLELEVITGDQIDAIIGTDGSKDQFQPEPAPEIDG comes from the coding sequence ATGAAATTTGACGAAGATAATAAGAAATTTTCCAGTCAACCCCCTGATAAACGCGGACGTCCCGGTAAAGATGATCCCAATGGAAAAGACTCTTTCAGCTGGAAAGGGCCGGTCAAATCGCTGGGATTTTGGGTTGTAATAATTCTGGCGTTTATTTTTGCCTACAGCCTGTATTCGTCCTCCGACAGTGACATCGCGGAAATCACCTATTCCGAGTTTCTCAAACAGCTCAGCAGCGGAAATATAGAATCGGTCACCTTTGTCGAAAAAACCCTTGAAGGTCGTTTGGTACAGGAAACCTCCCTGACAACTCAAAAAGGAACTGCCCGATATACCAAATTCAAGGCCAGAATTCCGTTCGATGATAACAACTTTACTCTCGTTAATCGCCTTGAAGCCGCCGGTGTTACTATCGACGCCAAAACCGAGGGGCCGAATTATTTTTCACTATTGATGTCATTTGCCCCCTGGTTGTTGCTGATTTTCATCTGGCTGTTTTTCCTGCGCCAGATGCAGGGTGCCTCCGGGCCTAAGGGATTATTCTCATTCGGCAAAAGCCGCGCCAAGCTCATGACTGATGAGCGTCCAAAAGTGACTTTCGATGATGTCGCGGGTGTCGATGAAGCCAAAGTGGAACTTCATGAAGTTATCGAATTTCTGAAAGACCCCGGTAAATTTCAGAGGCTGGGCGGCAAAATCCCGAAAGGCGCCCTCCTGTTGGGACCTCCCGGGTCGGGAAAAACCCTTCTGGCGCGAGCCGTCGCCGGCGAAGCCGGGGTGCCGTTCTTCTCGATGTCCGGCTCCGACTTCGTGGAAATGTTTGTCGGTGTCGGCGCCAGCCGTGTCAGGGACCTGTTCGAACAGGGCAAGAAAAATGCGCCCTGCATTATATTTATTGATGAAATCGATGCCGTCGGCCGCCATCGCGGCGCCGGTCTTGGGGGCGGTCATGATGAACGCGAGCAAACCCTCAATCAGCTTCTGGTCGAAATGGACGGTTTTGAATCCAATGACGGTGTCATTTTAGTTGCGGCCACCAATCGTCCCGATATACTTGATCCGGCACTTTTGCGGCCGGGCCGCTTCGACCGCCAGATTGTCGTCGATGCGCCCGATGTGCGCGGCCGTGAAGGCATTTTGAGCGTGCATACCAAAAAGATAAAACTCAACGATGACGTTAAGCTCGATATCCTGGCCAGGGGCACACCCGGTTTATCCGGAGCCGATCTGGCGAATTTGGTAAATGAGGCGGCGCTTCTGGCCGCTCGAATTAATCGCGATTCGGTCACCATGATTGACTTCGAAGAGGCCAAAGACAAAGTTATGATGGGCGTCGAACGGAGATCCCTGGTCATACCCGAAGGTGAGAAAAAAGTGATTGCATATCATGAGGCCGGACACGCTCTTGTGGCCAAATTCCTTCCTGATGCCGACCCGGTCCATAAAGTGACTATCATCCCCCGTGGCCTGGCGCTGGGCCTGACTCATTACCTGCCTGTCGACGAGCGGCATATTCATACCAAACGGCGTCTGGAAACCAGGCTGGTTTACGCCATGGCCGGCCGCCTCGCGGAAAAAATCGTCTTTGATCAGACTTCGACCGGAGCCGGAAATGACCTTGAACGGGCCACCGATATCGCCCAAAAAATGGTCTGCCAGTGGGGTATGTCCGAAAAACTGGGGCCGATTGCGTATGGCAAACGGGAAGAGCAGATATTCCTGGGTCGCGAAATTGCCCAGCATCGCGATTATTCCGAAGATACGGCAAGAATGATCGACGAAGAAGTCAAGAAAATTCTGGTAAAGGCCGAGGAAACCGGGTATCGGATTTTAACCGAAAATCGTGACAAACTGGAAAAGCTGGCCTTGGCTCTTCTTGAGCTTGAAGTCATTACAGGCGACCAGATTGATGCCATTATCGGAACTGATGGATCGAAGGATCAATTCCAGCCGGAGCCGGCTCCCGAAATAGATGGATAA
- the hpt gene encoding hypoxanthine phosphoribosyltransferase: MKSPELQKFELLLPQDKIAQAIKRLGKQISRDYKNREPIMIGILKGCIVFMADLIRNISIPIEVEFISATSYSNGQTRDEKVDMYGGPDTPLAGRHLLIVEGVVDSGRTAQTIIKQLKKQEPASIEIVTLLDKSKCRQVDIDIKYRGFDVGDDFVIGFGLDESQKYRNLPFIGKVINE, translated from the coding sequence ATGAAATCACCCGAATTACAAAAATTTGAACTTCTGCTGCCCCAGGATAAAATCGCCCAGGCAATTAAGCGTCTGGGGAAACAGATATCCCGGGACTATAAGAATCGGGAACCGATTATGATCGGCATTTTGAAAGGATGCATTGTCTTCATGGCCGATTTGATCAGGAATATATCCATCCCGATAGAAGTCGAATTTATATCGGCAACAAGTTACTCCAACGGCCAGACACGCGATGAAAAGGTTGATATGTACGGCGGGCCGGATACGCCGTTGGCTGGAAGACATCTTTTGATCGTTGAAGGCGTCGTCGATTCGGGGCGGACCGCTCAGACAATTATAAAACAGCTTAAAAAGCAGGAACCTGCCTCGATAGAAATTGTTACACTTTTGGATAAAAGCAAGTGCCGGCAGGTAGATATCGATATAAAATATCGCGGTTTCGATGTCGGCGATGACTTTGTTATCGGATTTGGTCTTGATGAGTCGCAAAAATATCGAAACTTGCCGTTCATAGGCAAAGTAATAAATGAGTAA
- a CDS encoding nucleotidyl transferase, which translates to MGRQSPPDLLVLFFIFQAFCYRHNRLIRIWFICSARIVPELICLLCLFLPILSRKFEMRKNLKIIIPVAGIGTRLQPHTFTVPKPLISIAGKPILAHIIQPLLALKPEEIIFVIGHLGHHIVDYIKATYKFKARFVEQTELLGLGFAIHLALQDLTNGPILVVLGDTIAKTDFTSFIKHGDNVIGLQKVDDPRRFGVAVVEDERIIALEEKPNKPRSDLAVIGLYYFEESDNLKKYLSKVITLGQKTGGEVQLTDAMEFMARDGHIIKPFLVDDWFDCGKRETLLSTNRKLLLESSEVNNHPGSIIIPPVYIASSATLEDSIIGPYVSISEGAQIVRSIIRDSVICDKAIVENSLLESSLIGDKAIVRGTFNRFNVGGSSEVG; encoded by the coding sequence ATGGGGCGGCAGTCTCCGCCAGATCTTTTAGTCTTATTTTTCATATTCCAAGCATTTTGTTATCGTCATAACCGCCTGATTCGTATATGGTTTATATGTTCAGCCAGGATAGTGCCAGAATTGATTTGCCTTTTATGTTTATTTCTCCCTATATTAAGCCGAAAATTTGAGATGAGAAAGAATCTAAAAATAATAATTCCGGTCGCCGGCATCGGGACCAGGCTTCAACCGCATACATTTACCGTTCCCAAGCCGCTGATAAGCATTGCAGGAAAGCCGATTCTGGCGCATATAATTCAGCCGCTTCTGGCGTTGAAACCGGAAGAAATCATATTTGTAATCGGACACTTGGGCCATCATATTGTCGATTACATTAAGGCCACTTATAAGTTCAAGGCCAGATTTGTCGAGCAAACGGAGCTTCTTGGATTGGGTTTTGCCATCCATCTGGCGCTTCAGGATCTGACCAACGGCCCAATTCTGGTCGTTTTGGGTGATACCATAGCCAAAACCGATTTCACATCTTTTATCAAACATGGTGATAATGTGATCGGCTTGCAGAAAGTCGACGACCCGCGCCGTTTTGGAGTGGCTGTTGTCGAGGACGAACGGATAATTGCGCTTGAGGAAAAACCGAATAAGCCGCGGTCGGATCTGGCGGTGATCGGGCTTTATTATTTCGAAGAATCCGACAATCTAAAGAAATATTTGAGTAAGGTAATCACTCTCGGGCAAAAGACCGGCGGTGAGGTTCAGCTGACCGACGCCATGGAATTTATGGCCAGAGACGGGCATATAATAAAGCCGTTTCTGGTTGATGATTGGTTTGATTGCGGCAAGAGGGAGACTCTGTTGTCGACGAATCGAAAGCTGCTTTTGGAATCGAGTGAAGTCAATAACCACCCGGGATCGATTATTATCCCGCCGGTTTATATTGCCTCATCGGCGACCCTGGAAGATTCGATAATTGGGCCATATGTATCGATTTCGGAGGGGGCGCAGATTGTTCGCTCGATTATCCGCGATTCCGTTATTTGTGATAAAGCTATTGTGGAGAACAGCCTTCTGGAATCTTCCCTGATCGGGGATAAAGCAATTGTCAGGGGCACGTTCAATCGTTTTAATGTCGGCGGCTCATCGGAAGTCGGGTAA
- a CDS encoding adenosylhomocysteinase — MTTSKFDITDIKQASKGKLHIEWAEQNMPVLRLIKERFEKEKPLRGVNLACCLHVTTETANLMITLKAGGANAALCASNPLSTQDDVAASLVKDYGIPVFAKFDEDKKTYYRHIHQTLDIKPHITMDDGADLVSTLHSERKELLEGIIGGTEETTTGVIRLKAMAADGALKYPIVAVNDSKTKHFFDNRYGTGQSTIDGILRATNALIAGSNVVVAGYGWCGRGFARRASGMGGHVIVTEIDPTKAIEAVMDGYRVMTMSEAAKIGDIFVTLTGDINVIRMEHFDKMKDGAIVCNSGHFNVEIDLASLEKAKKKKRAVRDFVEEYTLKSGRRVNILGEGRLINLAAAEGHPAMVMDMSFANQALAAEYLINNAAKLKKLVYVVPEKIDNHIAALKLRSMGIKIDRLTPEQKKYLASWDMGT; from the coding sequence ATGACCACAAGTAAATTCGATATAACCGATATTAAGCAGGCGTCCAAAGGCAAACTTCACATCGAATGGGCCGAGCAGAATATGCCGGTCCTGCGCCTGATAAAGGAGCGTTTCGAAAAAGAGAAGCCTTTGCGGGGTGTCAACCTGGCCTGCTGTCTGCATGTCACGACCGAAACGGCCAATCTGATGATTACGCTCAAGGCGGGCGGCGCCAATGCGGCCCTGTGCGCCTCTAATCCGCTGTCAACCCAGGATGATGTTGCGGCCTCGCTGGTCAAGGATTATGGAATTCCGGTTTTTGCCAAATTCGATGAAGATAAAAAAACTTATTATCGCCATATCCATCAGACACTGGACATTAAGCCGCATATCACCATGGATGACGGCGCCGATCTGGTATCGACGCTTCACTCCGAACGCAAAGAATTGCTCGAGGGGATTATCGGCGGAACCGAGGAGACCACGACGGGAGTCATTCGTCTCAAGGCGATGGCGGCCGACGGCGCCCTGAAATATCCCATTGTCGCCGTCAATGATTCGAAAACCAAGCATTTTTTCGATAACCGTTACGGGACCGGCCAATCGACGATCGACGGGATTCTTCGCGCCACCAATGCTCTTATCGCCGGGTCAAACGTTGTTGTGGCCGGTTATGGCTGGTGCGGCCGCGGTTTTGCCAGGAGAGCGAGCGGCATGGGCGGTCACGTGATTGTGACCGAGATTGATCCGACCAAGGCCATCGAGGCGGTTATGGACGGTTACCGGGTTATGACCATGAGCGAGGCGGCGAAGATAGGAGATATTTTTGTAACTTTGACCGGGGATATCAATGTCATCCGGATGGAACATTTCGATAAGATGAAAGATGGCGCCATTGTTTGTAACTCCGGGCATTTCAATGTCGAAATCGATCTGGCTTCGCTGGAAAAAGCAAAGAAGAAAAAGCGCGCGGTGCGGGATTTTGTCGAGGAATATACGCTTAAGAGCGGCCGGCGTGTAAATATTCTCGGCGAAGGACGACTCATTAACCTGGCGGCGGCGGAGGGGCATCCGGCGATGGTCATGGATATGTCCTTTGCCAATCAGGCGCTGGCGGCCGAGTATCTGATTAACAATGCCGCGAAGCTTAAGAAGCTGGTTTATGTTGTTCCTGAAAAGATCGACAATCATATTGCCGCGCTGAAGTTAAGATCAATGGGCATAAAAATAGACAGACTGACCCCGGAGCAGAAAAAATATCTTGCCTCATGGGATATGGGGACGTAG
- a CDS encoding phosphoribosylformylglycinamidine synthase subunit PurL encodes MKQPKVTPQMVKDHGLNEEEYKKIQEILGREPNFTELGVFSVMWSEHCSYKNSIALLKTLPRDGEALLTKAGEENAGAVDIGGGLAVVFKIESHNHPSAVEPYQGAATGVGGILRDIFTMGARPIASLDSLRFGSPDNPRVRYLVDGVVRGIGDYGNSFGVPTVAGETYFDDAYTGNPLINAMAVGIVKSDGLVSATISGEGNPVMIVGSKTGRDGIHGATFASEELTAKSQEKRPSVQIGDPFTEKLLLEATLEIIDKDLIVGVQDMGAAGITCSCSEMSFRGGAGVTIEIDDIPVREDHMTPYEILLSESQERMLVCVKKGLENEVKKVFDKWELDSTIIGYANNSGIFKVLKSGETVVEIPAKSLALGGDTPVYHRETKKPAYIDQLSKINFDEYPEDRNWTQDLLTLLAAPNICYKGWVFDQYDSMVRTNTAVGPGSDAAVLRVRKTNKALAVTTDCNGRYCYLNPRKGAIQAVAESARNIVCSGGKPVAITNCLNFGNPYKPEIYYGFAEAVAGMGEACRAFGTPVTGGNVSFYNEDPERAVFPTPTIGMLGIVDDVAHITTQNFKDAGDLIFLLGENEEELGASEYLHTIYGKNTGPVPELDLYEEKRLQETLLEAIRRGYIKSAHDCSDGGLAVTLAECCIGYRENMIGASVRVEDDMRHDCILFGESQSRVVVSVQNGSAAKLVDLCIMNNVSIQAIGIVGGGHLSINDLVNVSLKKLEDAYYDSLPKLLAKA; translated from the coding sequence ATGAAACAGCCTAAAGTTACCCCTCAGATGGTCAAAGATCATGGCTTGAATGAGGAAGAATATAAAAAGATACAGGAAATATTGGGACGTGAGCCGAATTTTACCGAACTGGGTGTATTTTCGGTCATGTGGTCGGAGCACTGCTCATATAAGAATTCAATCGCTTTGCTGAAAACCCTGCCGCGTGACGGCGAGGCGCTTCTGACAAAAGCAGGCGAAGAAAATGCCGGCGCCGTCGATATCGGTGGCGGCCTTGCGGTTGTTTTCAAGATTGAGTCACATAACCACCCCTCGGCGGTCGAACCATACCAGGGCGCGGCGACCGGTGTCGGCGGTATTTTGCGTGATATTTTCACCATGGGGGCGCGGCCGATTGCCTCGCTCGATTCGCTTCGATTCGGTTCACCCGATAATCCGCGGGTGCGGTATCTGGTGGACGGCGTCGTGCGCGGGATCGGCGATTACGGCAATTCATTCGGCGTTCCGACCGTGGCCGGGGAGACATATTTCGATGATGCCTATACCGGCAATCCATTGATCAATGCCATGGCGGTCGGCATTGTCAAAAGCGACGGGCTGGTCTCGGCCACTATTTCCGGCGAGGGTAATCCGGTTATGATTGTCGGGTCCAAGACAGGACGCGACGGGATTCATGGGGCGACCTTCGCTTCGGAAGAACTAACCGCAAAATCACAGGAGAAACGGCCGTCGGTGCAAATCGGGGATCCTTTTACCGAGAAACTGCTGCTCGAAGCGACGCTCGAGATTATCGACAAAGACTTGATTGTCGGCGTGCAGGATATGGGCGCGGCCGGAATCACCTGTTCCTGTTCGGAAATGTCGTTCCGCGGCGGCGCCGGAGTGACCATCGAAATAGATGATATCCCGGTGCGCGAGGATCACATGACCCCGTATGAGATTCTTCTGTCGGAGTCGCAGGAGCGGATGTTGGTTTGTGTCAAAAAAGGGTTGGAGAACGAGGTCAAAAAAGTATTCGATAAATGGGAACTGGATTCGACCATAATCGGCTATGCCAACAACAGCGGCATATTCAAGGTTCTCAAGAGCGGCGAGACGGTGGTGGAAATTCCGGCAAAGTCGCTGGCGCTTGGAGGCGACACACCGGTGTATCATCGCGAAACCAAGAAACCGGCTTATATCGACCAGCTTTCGAAGATAAATTTTGATGAATATCCTGAAGATCGCAACTGGACGCAGGACCTTCTGACACTGCTGGCGGCGCCGAATATTTGCTATAAAGGCTGGGTGTTCGACCAGTATGATTCGATGGTGCGGACGAATACGGCGGTCGGGCCGGGTTCGGATGCGGCGGTGCTGAGAGTGCGCAAGACCAATAAGGCACTGGCCGTAACGACCGACTGCAACGGCCGGTACTGTTATCTCAATCCGCGCAAGGGCGCCATACAGGCGGTGGCCGAGTCGGCGCGCAATATTGTATGCTCGGGCGGAAAACCGGTGGCGATCACCAACTGCCTGAATTTCGGCAACCCCTACAAGCCGGAAATTTATTATGGTTTTGCCGAGGCGGTGGCCGGGATGGGCGAAGCCTGCCGGGCGTTCGGGACGCCGGTGACCGGCGGCAATGTCAGTTTCTATAACGAGGATCCGGAGCGGGCGGTGTTCCCCACGCCGACGATCGGGATGCTCGGTATTGTCGATGATGTGGCGCATATCACGACGCAGAATTTCAAGGATGCCGGTGATCTGATCTTCCTGCTCGGCGAAAATGAAGAAGAACTGGGGGCCTCGGAATACCTGCATACGATTTACGGCAAGAATACCGGGCCGGTTCCCGAGCTTGACCTGTACGAAGAGAAACGTCTTCAGGAGACGCTTCTGGAAGCGATCCGCCGGGGATATATCAAATCGGCGCATGACTGCTCCGACGGCGGGCTGGCGGTGACGCTGGCCGAGTGCTGTATCGGCTACCGCGAGAACATGATCGGCGCCTCGGTGCGGGTCGAGGATGATATGCGGCATGACTGCATCCTGTTCGGCGAATCGCAGTCGCGGGTGGTGGTCTCGGTGCAAAATGGTTCTGCCGCGAAGCTGGTTGATTTGTGCATCATGAATAATGTCTCGATACAGGCGATCGGGATTGTCGGCGGCGGGCATCTGAGCATCAACGATCTGGTGAATGTTTCATTGAAGAAGCTCGAAGACGCTTATTACGACAGCCTGCCGAAATTACTGGCGAAAGCGTAG
- the tilS gene encoding tRNA lysidine(34) synthetase TilS, whose product MADIVKKVEKNILELSLIESGDKILVSFSGGPDSTALLYSLARLARKFNFTLAACYINHKIRPRAVKKEIEFCRGICAKLKVPFGVIEADVPAAAAEHKISVEDAGHRFRKEALAWMANEFDCNKIALGHHLDDLVETVLFRLIRGTGPQGLNPIKPIENGRVRPLFNIPRREIEEYLKKNKIPFMTDLSNLKSKYSRNYIRNMILPLVEKQFGEKYRSSIYNFTRILADENRFLDDFAGELAKKICSITPGGKIIVDLAGISAYDVWLKRRLIKQLLEWASGRPGMGSFEDVNRILELIEGRIKALSLTDGITAVNERNRLILFSRKTSIEKSPLVLNGIAELKGINKKIKCSTVSPARALLKRQKGGRKIVVDFDALSLPLYVRGMKPGDSFIPLGMKQTKKLGDFLTDRKILRYIRDEIPVVCDQLGVVWLAGYQIADRVKINTSTKKVLAIESLDNEITRITKI is encoded by the coding sequence ATGGCAGATATTGTTAAGAAGGTCGAAAAAAATATTCTGGAATTGAGCCTGATTGAGAGCGGCGATAAAATCCTTGTCTCTTTTTCAGGCGGCCCCGATTCCACGGCCCTGCTCTATTCCCTGGCTCGACTGGCCCGGAAATTCAACTTCACTCTCGCGGCCTGTTATATAAATCACAAAATCCGACCTCGGGCGGTAAAAAAGGAAATCGAATTCTGTCGTGGTATTTGTGCGAAACTTAAAGTTCCCTTTGGCGTTATCGAGGCCGATGTCCCGGCGGCCGCCGCCGAACACAAGATTTCGGTGGAAGATGCCGGTCATCGCTTCCGGAAGGAAGCCCTGGCCTGGATGGCTAACGAATTCGACTGCAATAAAATAGCCCTGGGGCATCACCTTGACGATTTGGTCGAAACCGTCCTGTTTCGTCTTATCAGGGGAACCGGCCCGCAGGGGCTGAATCCGATAAAACCGATTGAAAACGGACGAGTTCGGCCGCTATTCAATATTCCGCGCCGTGAGATCGAGGAATATTTGAAAAAGAACAAGATTCCCTTTATGACTGACCTTTCGAATTTGAAATCAAAATACAGCCGGAATTATATCAGGAACATGATCCTTCCCCTCGTCGAGAAGCAATTCGGCGAAAAATACCGTTCCTCCATTTATAATTTCACCCGGATTTTGGCGGATGAAAATCGTTTTCTCGACGACTTTGCCGGTGAGTTGGCTAAAAAAATATGTTCGATCACTCCGGGAGGGAAAATTATTGTTGATTTGGCTGGCATTTCGGCTTATGATGTTTGGCTGAAAAGGCGCCTGATTAAGCAACTGCTCGAATGGGCAAGCGGGCGCCCGGGAATGGGAAGCTTTGAAGACGTTAATCGCATTTTAGAATTAATTGAGGGTCGAATCAAAGCGCTGAGTTTAACTGACGGCATCACTGCGGTTAATGAGAGAAATCGGCTGATTCTGTTCAGCCGAAAAACAAGTATTGAAAAGTCGCCGCTTGTATTAAATGGTATTGCTGAACTCAAAGGGATTAATAAAAAAATTAAATGCTCGACTGTCTCGCCGGCCAGAGCCTTGCTTAAGCGACAAAAGGGCGGACGAAAAATCGTCGTTGATTTCGACGCTCTTTCGCTCCCGCTTTACGTAAGAGGTATGAAACCGGGAGACAGCTTCATCCCGCTGGGCATGAAGCAGACCAAAAAACTGGGAGATTTTTTAACCGACAGGAAGATACTGAGATATATCAGGGATGAGATACCGGTGGTATGTGATCAGCTGGGGGTTGTCTGGCTGGCCGGATACCAAATCGCGGATCGCGTCAAAATAAATACATCAACAAAAAAGGTACTTGCAATTGAAAGTCTCGACAATGAAATCACCCGAATTACAAAAATTTGA
- a CDS encoding methionine adenosyltransferase: MSAGNFLFTSESVTEGHPDKVCDQISDAILDDVIRQDKNGRVACESFVSTGLVIVGGQITTKAYVDIHNIVQGVIRDIGYTVPSYGFSYDSCAILNAIGPQSPDIAQGVDTGGAGDQGLMSGYACRETDELMPMPIMTAHKLAKRLTEVRKRNILPYLGPDGKTQVTVEYRDRVPTRIEAVVVSTQHTEEILDSSGMRITEQARQEIIENVVNPIIPAEMLDSKTKYYVNPTGKFVCGGPRSDTGMTGRKIIVDTYGGMASHGGGAFSGKDPTKVDRSASYMARYIAKNIVGAGLADKCTLQLAYAIGIAEPVSIMVFTDDSNKIPEDRIEELIRKHFDLTPRAIIESLNLLRPIYKGTAAYGHFGWDEPQYTWEALNKVKDLQKDA; the protein is encoded by the coding sequence ATGTCGGCGGGTAATTTTCTGTTTACATCGGAATCTGTCACGGAGGGACATCCGGATAAGGTCTGCGATCAGATTTCTGATGCCATTCTGGATGATGTGATCAGGCAGGACAAAAATGGCCGGGTTGCCTGTGAGAGTTTTGTCTCCACCGGCTTGGTAATAGTCGGCGGCCAGATAACCACCAAGGCCTATGTCGACATACATAACATAGTCCAGGGAGTGATCAGGGATATCGGCTATACGGTTCCATCCTATGGATTTTCATATGATTCCTGCGCCATTCTTAATGCCATCGGGCCGCAGTCACCCGATATCGCCCAGGGAGTCGATACCGGGGGAGCGGGGGATCAGGGTTTGATGAGCGGGTATGCCTGCCGCGAGACCGATGAATTGATGCCGATGCCGATAATGACAGCGCATAAACTGGCCAAACGGCTGACTGAAGTACGCAAGCGCAACATTCTGCCTTACCTGGGCCCTGACGGAAAAACCCAGGTGACAGTCGAGTACCGCGACAGAGTTCCAACGCGAATCGAAGCCGTCGTGGTTTCCACTCAGCATACCGAGGAAATCCTGGATTCATCCGGAATGCGTATTACGGAGCAGGCGCGTCAGGAAATAATTGAAAATGTGGTGAACCCCATAATACCGGCCGAAATGCTGGACAGCAAGACAAAGTACTATGTCAATCCTACGGGCAAATTCGTATGTGGCGGGCCGAGATCGGACACCGGCATGACCGGACGTAAAATAATTGTCGATACTTACGGCGGGATGGCTTCCCATGGCGGCGGCGCTTTTTCCGGGAAGGATCCGACCAAGGTTGACAGGTCGGCGTCATATATGGCCAGATATATTGCCAAGAACATCGTCGGGGCCGGGCTGGCCGATAAATGCACTCTGCAGCTGGCTTATGCCATCGGTATTGCTGAGCCGGTTTCGATAATGGTCTTTACCGATGATTCCAATAAAATACCGGAAGACAGGATCGAAGAGCTCATCAGGAAACACTTCGATCTGACCCCGCGCGCCATAATCGAATCGCTGAATCTGCTTCGGCCGATTTACAAAGGAACCGCGGCGTACGGCCATTTCGGCTGGGACGAGCCGCAGTACACATGGGAAGCGCTTAATAAAGTAAAAGATTTGCAAAAGGATGCCTGA